Proteins encoded in a region of the Phoenix dactylifera cultivar Barhee BC4 chromosome 3, palm_55x_up_171113_PBpolish2nd_filt_p, whole genome shotgun sequence genome:
- the LOC103718618 gene encoding xylulose kinase 2-like produces MGYTLPKDSLFLGFDCSTQSLKATVLDANLVIVASEFVHFDSELPRYNTKDGVYRDPMVDGRIVSPTLMWVEALDLLLEKLEAKVDYRKVAAISGSAQQHGTVYWKKGSKAMLASLDPCKPLVTHVGDAFSLKDSPIWMDCSTTSQCREIENAVGGAFELSKLTGSCAHERYPGPQIRKIFETQPDVYNDTERISLVSSFMASLLIGGHASIDETDGAGMNLMDIKRRVWSKIALEATAPGLEEKLGKLAPAHAVAGLIAPYFVERFQFKDSCLIIQWSGDNPNSLAGLALHSPGDMAISLGTSDTVFGITSEPQPSLEGHVFPNPVDPTYYMVMLVYKNGSLTREDVRNQYAERSWDVFNKYLEKTPPLNGGKLGFFYKEHEILPPLPVGCHRYVLENLSCDSLGEIKEHEVQEFDPPSEVRAIIEGQFLSMRGHAERIGMPTPKRIIATGGASSNACILKEIANIFGCPVYTVQRPDSASLGAALRAAHGWLCNKESVFVPISCMYEDKLDKTSLSAKLAIPAGDRELISKYTLLMKKRMQIERNLVDKFGRI; encoded by the exons ATGGGTTACACTCTTCCGAAGGATTCTCTTTTCCTTGGATTTGACTGCTCTACCCA GTCACTAAAGGCAACAGTGCTGGATGCCAACCTTGTTATTGTTGCTTCAGAATTTGTCCATTTTGATTCTGAATTGCCACGCTACAACACCAAAGATGGGGTCTACAGAGACCCCATGGTCGATGGTAGGATTGTTTCCCCTACCTTGATGTGGGTGGAGGCTCTGGACCTCTTACTTGAAAAATTAGAAGCAAAAGTGGACTACAGAAAAGTTGCAGCCATTTCAGGGAGTGCACAGCAACATGGCACTGTGTACTGGAAGAAGGGCAGTAAAGCCATGTTGGCCTCTTTGGACCCTTGTAAACCTTTGGTAACTCATGTTGGCGATGCTTTCTCTCTGAAGGACTCACCAATATGGATGGATTGTAGCACCACATCACAGTGCAGAGAAATAGAAAATGCTGTGGGTGGCGCATTCGAGTTATCAAAACTTACTGGGTCTTGTGCTCATGAGAGATATCCAGGACCTCAGATTCGGAAAATATTTGAAACACAACCAGATGTTTACAATGACACTGAGAGGATCTCACTTGTTAGTTCCTTCATGGCCTCTCTTCTTATTGGAGGCCATGCCAGCATTGATGAGACGGATGGAGCAGGGATGAACCTGATGGATATTAAACGACGTGTCTGGTCTAAGATTGCATTGGAG GCAACAGCACCAGGTTTAGAAGAAAAACTTGGGAAATTGGCACCAGCTCATGCAGTTGCTGGTCTGATAGCTCCTTATTTTGTTGAGAG GTTCCAGTTTAAAGACAGCTGTCTAATTATTCAGTGGTCTGGGGATAATCCTAATAGTTTGGCAG GTTTGGCTCTCCATTCTCCTGGTGATATGGCAATCAGTCTTGGAACCAGTGATACA GTCTTTGGGATAACTAGTGAGCCTCAACCAAGCCTAGAAGGACATGTTTTCCCTAATCCTGTTGATCCAACATATTATATGGTAATGCTGGTCTACAAAAATGGTTCTCTAACTCGAGAAG ATGTGCGCAATCAGTATGCAGAGCGCTCTTGGGATGTTTTCAACAAGTATCTAGAAAAAACACCTCCTCTAAATG GTGGAAAGTTAGGATTTTTCTACAAAGAGCACGAAATATTGCCTCCCCTGCCGG TTGGGTGCCACCGATATGTTCTGGAAAACTTAAGTTGTGACTCACTAGGTGAAATAAAAGAGCATGAGGTGCAGGAGTTTGATCCTCCTTCTGAG GTGCGTGCCATCATAGAAGGCCAATTTCTCTCAATGCGTGGTCATGCAGAAAGGATTGGTATGCCAACTCCCAAGCGGATAATAGCAACTGGTGGGGCATCATCAAATGCATGCATACTTAAAGAGATTGCAAATATTTTTGGCTGTCCTGTTTATACAGTCCAAAGACCTG ATTCTGCTTCTCTGGGTGCTGCCTTGAGGGCAGCTCATGGGTGGTTGTGCAATAAAGAAAGTGTTTTTGTTCCCATCTCATGCATGTACGAGGACAAGTTGGATAAAACATCGCTCAGTGCAAAACTTGCAATCCCTGCTGGAGACAGAGAGCTTATATCCAAGTATACATTGCTGATGAAAAAGAGAATGCAGATTGAGAGAAATCTTGTTGATAAGTTTGGGCGCATTTAG